From the genome of Methylocystis bryophila, one region includes:
- a CDS encoding DUF2155 domain-containing protein, with protein MTSPKGLPLPLRGALLGAVLASLTPTFGRADPIRHPTAIFAGLDKITGRIINFDVAIDETVQFGTLQVTPRVCNTKPQTETPMTTTFVEVDEQQPKAPDVPGRASAKYETKRIFSGWMFASSPGLHGVEHPVYDVWLVNCKGGKEVATQPPPEALQPAPDASQQAAKGGRTRKIVPKTPVNPEAQPIGPADEPVFNSTAEPAAAQPQKPQRSRRQQRQVPQAPQQAPAPQIHDPFGIF; from the coding sequence ATGACTTCGCCCAAGGGCCTTCCGCTTCCCTTGCGAGGCGCCCTCCTGGGCGCTGTGCTCGCTTCGCTCACGCCCACCTTTGGGCGCGCCGACCCGATCCGCCACCCGACCGCCATCTTCGCCGGGCTCGACAAGATCACCGGCAGGATCATCAACTTCGACGTGGCCATCGACGAGACGGTCCAATTCGGAACGCTTCAGGTCACGCCGCGCGTCTGCAACACCAAGCCGCAGACCGAGACGCCGATGACCACGACCTTCGTCGAGGTGGACGAGCAGCAGCCCAAAGCCCCGGACGTTCCGGGCCGAGCCTCGGCCAAATACGAGACCAAGCGCATTTTCTCGGGCTGGATGTTCGCCTCCAGCCCCGGCCTGCACGGCGTCGAGCACCCCGTCTATGACGTCTGGCTCGTCAACTGCAAAGGCGGAAAAGAAGTCGCCACGCAGCCGCCGCCGGAAGCCCTGCAGCCTGCCCCAGACGCGTCGCAGCAGGCCGCCAAGGGGGGACGCACGCGCAAGATCGTGCCCAAGACGCCGGTCAATCCCGAGGCGCAGCCGATCGGCCCCGCCGACGAGCCCGTCTTCAACAGCACCGCCGAGCCGGCCGCGGCCCAGCCGCAAAAGCCCCAGAGGTCACGACGGCAGCAAAGGCAAGTCCCGCAGGCGCCGCAGCAGGCCCCCGCGCCCCAGATTCACGATCCCTTCGGGATTTTCTAA
- a CDS encoding NADH:ubiquinone oxidoreductase subunit NDUFA12 encodes MSFIIRFFTWWNRSTLSTAVYTLLMGERVGEDEFGNVYYRTKGGRKDRALGFDRRWVIYNGYAEGSATPPGWYGWLHHTVDTPPTQESYKPHEWELPYRQNMTGTALAYRPPGSILAAAQRPASGGDYDAWRPEG; translated from the coding sequence ATGTCGTTCATCATTCGGTTCTTCACCTGGTGGAACAGGTCCACGCTCAGCACCGCCGTCTACACGCTGCTCATGGGCGAGCGCGTCGGCGAGGACGAGTTTGGCAACGTCTACTACCGCACGAAAGGCGGCAGGAAGGACAGGGCGCTCGGCTTCGATCGGCGCTGGGTGATCTACAACGGATATGCGGAAGGCTCGGCCACGCCGCCCGGCTGGTATGGCTGGCTGCATCACACGGTGGACACGCCGCCGACGCAGGAGAGCTACAAGCCGCATGAGTGGGAGCTGCCCTACCGCCAGAATATGACCGGGACGGCGCTCGCCTATCGGCCGCCGGGTTCGATCCTGGCCGCCGCTCAACGCCCGGCCTCGGGCGGGGACTACGACGCCTGGCGCCCGGAGGGCTAG
- a CDS encoding YncE family protein has protein sequence MNGVEVSPRHCELEARQSRAIPSGWLRRFAPRHDVLGVAVATAALLLAHSCAQADEAFIPNQGGGDLAIVDLASMTVAARLPLGGKPAGVAVAPDGARVYVTSPEGGFVSVIDARARRLERRLEAPGLPFGVAVSPDGRKIYVADMNGRDLTEIDPQSGASRKAEVGAVPSGVVLTPDGATIIVSARDDDALVLLDAATLTKRATIAVGRHPFGLAVDPAGLRAYAANVESDDLSVVDLKAQKLVATVKVGKRPYGVALAAGRVFVANQYGETVSVLDAQNLAPLAAIKVGEYPESVAASPDGAKVYVTNWFSNELWAIDAQSLKILGKTETGEGPRAFGAFVRGSDEAGHPRLETR, from the coding sequence ATGAACGGCGTCGAAGTCTCTCCCCGTCATTGCGAGCTGGAGGCGAGGCAATCTAGAGCCATCCCTTCTGGATGGCTTCGTCGCTTTGCTCCTCGCCATGACGTGCTCGGCGTCGCCGTCGCCACTGCCGCTCTCCTCCTCGCCCACTCTTGCGCCCAGGCCGACGAGGCCTTCATCCCCAATCAGGGCGGCGGCGATCTCGCCATCGTCGATCTCGCGAGCATGACGGTCGCAGCGCGCCTGCCGCTCGGCGGGAAGCCCGCGGGCGTCGCGGTCGCGCCGGACGGCGCGCGCGTCTATGTGACGAGCCCGGAAGGCGGCTTCGTCTCCGTCATCGACGCCAGAGCGCGCCGCCTCGAAAGACGCCTTGAAGCTCCCGGCCTGCCTTTCGGGGTCGCGGTCTCGCCCGACGGGAGGAAGATCTATGTCGCCGATATGAACGGCCGCGATCTCACGGAGATCGATCCGCAAAGCGGCGCGAGCCGCAAGGCCGAGGTCGGCGCCGTGCCTTCGGGCGTCGTGCTGACGCCGGACGGCGCGACGATCATCGTCTCGGCGCGCGACGACGACGCGCTCGTCCTCCTCGACGCCGCGACCCTGACGAAGAGGGCGACGATCGCCGTCGGCCGGCACCCTTTTGGCCTCGCGGTCGACCCCGCGGGCCTGCGCGCCTACGCCGCCAATGTCGAGTCGGACGACTTGAGCGTCGTCGACCTCAAGGCGCAAAAGCTCGTCGCCACCGTGAAGGTCGGGAAGCGCCCTTACGGCGTGGCGCTCGCCGCTGGGCGCGTCTTCGTCGCCAACCAATATGGCGAGACGGTGAGCGTCCTCGACGCGCAAAACCTCGCGCCGTTGGCCGCGATCAAGGTCGGCGAATATCCCGAAAGCGTCGCGGCGAGCCCGGACGGAGCCAAAGTCTATGTGACCAACTGGTTCTCGAACGAGCTTTGGGCCATCGACGCGCAGAGCCTCAAAATCCTCGGAAAAACCGAGACGGGGGAAGGTCCGCGCGCCTTCGGGGCCTTCGTGCGCGGGAGCGATGAGGCTGGACATCCGCGGCTCGAGACGCGATAA
- a CDS encoding SRPBCC family protein, which translates to MSYDSLPGGASPGGFGPPRPLFLLAATLSFVIAAAMMLAPSLTIAHGATPQKVVETIEIAAPPEKVWAVVGDFADVSWRPEIERAEAQGGNVPETATRRFYYKRGGSLDERLVQYDGAAMSLRYIIERADIAVLPVGNLSATLNVRGLPDGGSRVEWKSRFYRAFPGGNPPEQFTDEIAVDAVTRIFKAGLASLKAKLERP; encoded by the coding sequence TTGAGCTACGACAGTCTTCCGGGCGGCGCGTCGCCCGGAGGCTTTGGGCCTCCGCGCCCGCTCTTCCTGCTCGCTGCGACGCTCTCCTTCGTCATCGCCGCGGCGATGATGCTCGCGCCATCCCTCACCATCGCGCATGGCGCGACGCCGCAAAAGGTCGTCGAGACGATCGAGATCGCTGCGCCGCCGGAAAAAGTCTGGGCGGTCGTCGGCGACTTTGCCGACGTGAGCTGGCGGCCGGAGATCGAGCGCGCCGAGGCTCAGGGCGGCAATGTTCCCGAAACGGCCACGCGCCGATTCTATTACAAGCGCGGCGGCTCTCTCGACGAGCGCCTCGTGCAATATGACGGCGCCGCCATGTCGCTGCGCTACATCATAGAGCGCGCCGACATCGCGGTGCTGCCCGTCGGCAATCTCTCCGCGACGCTCAACGTGCGCGGCCTTCCCGACGGCGGATCGCGCGTCGAATGGAAGAGCCGCTTCTATCGCGCCTTTCCCGGGGGCAATCCGCCCGAGCAATTCACCGACGAGATCGCTGTCGACGCCGTGACGCGAATTTTCAAAGCGGGGCTCGCCTCGCTGAAGGCGAAGCTCGAGCGGCCATGA
- a CDS encoding SRPBCC family protein yields MTFVASRRLVLAAALSLLPLAALAHGPSRQKVVEKIEIDAPAAKVWEIVGNFQDLSWHPGVAKTEGTGGNAVGAKRTVTFKKGGSIDESITKYDADAKTLSYKMDKDEPTVVPVANYSSTISVKEEGGKSVVEWKGAFYRGFLNNDPPPELSDEAALKAITDFYQAGLAALKAKAEGK; encoded by the coding sequence ATGACTTTTGTCGCCTCGCGCCGGCTCGTCCTCGCCGCGGCCCTTTCCCTCTTGCCGCTTGCGGCGCTCGCGCATGGCCCGTCGCGACAGAAGGTCGTCGAGAAGATCGAGATCGATGCGCCGGCCGCCAAGGTCTGGGAGATCGTGGGCAATTTCCAGGACCTGAGCTGGCATCCGGGAGTCGCCAAGACGGAAGGAACAGGCGGCAACGCCGTGGGCGCCAAGCGCACCGTCACCTTCAAGAAGGGCGGCTCGATCGACGAGTCCATCACCAAATACGACGCCGACGCCAAGACGCTTTCTTACAAGATGGACAAGGACGAGCCGACCGTCGTTCCGGTGGCCAATTATTCCTCGACGATCAGCGTCAAGGAAGAGGGCGGCAAGAGCGTCGTCGAGTGGAAGGGCGCCTTCTACCGCGGCTTCCTGAACAATGATCCACCGCCGGAGCTCTCCGACGAAGCCGCGCTCAAGGCGATCACCGACTTCTACCAAGCCGGCCTCGCCGCGCTGAAGGCCAAGGCCGAGGGCAAGTAA
- a CDS encoding Crp/Fnr family transcriptional regulator, whose translation MHAILRHFLDTPLQTLRDGEILVAEGERTGRLFALAEGRLEVVRGDTQVAILTEPGSIVGETSVLLDAPHSATVRALGDARVHRVNDGEAFFAERPELGWILARLLARRLNAGTTYLADLKRQVTGAGNELEKVSETLESLLHRQEAAPQTDSARDPGR comes from the coding sequence ATGCATGCAATCTTGAGGCATTTCCTCGACACTCCCCTCCAGACCCTTCGCGACGGCGAAATCCTGGTTGCCGAAGGCGAGCGGACCGGGCGCCTGTTCGCGCTCGCCGAAGGACGGCTCGAGGTGGTGCGGGGCGACACGCAGGTGGCGATCCTTACAGAGCCGGGCTCGATCGTCGGAGAGACGTCGGTGCTGCTCGATGCGCCGCATAGCGCGACCGTGCGGGCGCTCGGCGACGCCAGAGTGCATCGGGTCAACGACGGCGAAGCCTTCTTCGCCGAGCGCCCCGAGCTTGGCTGGATTCTCGCGCGCCTGCTCGCCCGCCGGCTGAATGCGGGCACCACCTATCTCGCCGATTTGAAACGGCAAGTCACCGGCGCCGGCAATGAGCTGGAGAAGGTCAGCGAGACGCTGGAAAGCCTCCTGCATCGCCAGGAGGCCGCGCCGCAAACCGACTCTGCCCGCGATCCGGGGCGTTAG
- a CDS encoding ATP-binding cassette domain-containing protein: protein MPPVKRIKKIEINQVKGISNTIFDVELIPNKPTILVAPNGFGKSSFAVAFHSLRPSKLEIEDEHAHNGNAGAMPEIVITSTMDDGSEETLTANSGMNEISAAFSVYVIRSALKPRARVHKIQGNSIATASINVPDIELIGKIPPKHPLVYSYTESKQTFGSNGKAIPNISDVLKDVKLMLKIAQVDFSKEDRTGTRSSIARFRNHVNSRSGTTAQIIAAVDTAEIELLRQIDHIREIADIVKEFDTGKFGNQVNALCAAIQICELHKEKKEEFKACIKHFSYLHDKEYYVTKLKPLKATWKNIAPVEADNRLVLRFPLANQISNGERDTLCLVAELLRARRQLKKDRCILVIDEVFDYLDDANLVACQYHLTQMIPQWKQEGRQLFPLILTHLDPSYFNNFTFKDQKVVYLSRYNKCPETYVKEMILRRHDASIETDISKFFLHFHPSDRDLSAKFHTLGLYFEISTANKFNAYVKTQLDRYISKRNYDPISVCCAVRNALERAVYQKLDTADKPAFLDIHKTRDKLDWALEKGIDLPEQFFLLAVIYNEAVHIKSHRDALTPLFSKLENLTIRHMIEEVMKFCAETESHFAPPPAIPLPTPSSATVVAV, encoded by the coding sequence ATGCCTCCCGTCAAGAGAATTAAGAAGATTGAGATCAACCAGGTAAAGGGGATCTCGAACACGATTTTCGACGTCGAGCTGATCCCAAACAAGCCGACCATACTCGTGGCCCCGAACGGCTTCGGCAAGAGCTCCTTCGCGGTGGCATTCCACTCACTGCGCCCTTCCAAGCTTGAAATCGAAGATGAGCACGCACACAACGGTAACGCGGGAGCAATGCCAGAAATTGTCATCACCAGCACGATGGACGACGGATCGGAAGAAACCCTAACCGCCAATAGCGGGATGAATGAGATCTCGGCGGCCTTCAGCGTCTATGTAATCAGAAGTGCCTTGAAGCCGAGAGCGAGAGTACACAAGATCCAAGGGAACAGTATTGCAACGGCTTCAATCAACGTTCCTGACATCGAACTGATTGGAAAAATTCCACCGAAGCACCCCTTGGTCTACTCCTACACTGAATCTAAGCAGACGTTCGGCTCTAATGGAAAGGCCATTCCCAACATCTCTGATGTCTTGAAGGACGTCAAGTTGATGCTAAAAATAGCTCAGGTGGACTTCTCGAAGGAAGATCGTACAGGAACTCGGTCCTCCATCGCCCGCTTTCGCAATCACGTTAACTCGCGCTCTGGCACTACCGCGCAAATTATTGCCGCCGTCGATACCGCGGAAATTGAGCTTCTGCGGCAGATTGATCATATTCGTGAAATAGCTGATATTGTGAAAGAATTTGACACGGGAAAGTTCGGGAATCAGGTGAACGCCTTATGCGCAGCAATTCAAATCTGCGAGTTACATAAGGAAAAGAAGGAGGAATTCAAAGCCTGCATCAAACATTTTAGTTACCTGCACGACAAGGAATATTACGTCACTAAGCTGAAGCCGCTCAAGGCGACGTGGAAGAATATAGCGCCGGTTGAGGCCGACAATCGCTTAGTGCTTAGGTTTCCTCTGGCAAACCAGATCTCGAATGGAGAACGTGACACGCTATGCCTGGTCGCGGAGTTGCTCAGAGCGCGGCGACAGCTCAAGAAGGATCGCTGTATCTTGGTTATCGATGAGGTCTTTGACTACCTGGATGATGCCAATCTGGTGGCGTGTCAATACCACCTCACACAGATGATCCCGCAATGGAAGCAAGAGGGGCGCCAGTTATTTCCGCTCATTTTGACCCATCTTGACCCCAGCTATTTTAATAACTTTACATTTAAAGATCAAAAGGTTGTATACCTTTCAAGGTATAACAAATGCCCCGAAACATATGTCAAGGAAATGATTTTGAGGCGACATGATGCATCGATAGAAACAGACATATCAAAGTTTTTTCTGCATTTTCACCCTTCTGATCGCGACCTATCCGCCAAATTCCACACGCTTGGACTATATTTTGAAATATCCACTGCCAATAAATTTAACGCTTATGTAAAAACACAACTCGATCGCTACATTTCGAAGAGGAATTACGATCCGATCTCCGTTTGCTGCGCGGTAAGGAACGCCCTGGAGCGCGCGGTCTATCAAAAGCTCGATACAGCCGATAAGCCGGCGTTCTTAGACATTCACAAGACGCGAGATAAACTCGATTGGGCGCTCGAGAAAGGCATCGACCTTCCCGAACAATTTTTTCTGCTCGCAGTAATTTACAATGAAGCCGTACACATCAAGTCGCATCGGGACGCCCTGACGCCTCTATTCTCGAAACTGGAAAACCTGACCATCAGGCACATGATCGAGGAGGTAATGAAATTCTGTGCTGAGACGGAATCGCACTTTGCACCCCCGCCCGCCATTCCTTTACCAACGCCTTCATCGGCCACCGTCGTGGCGGTGTAG
- the gyrB gene encoding DNA topoisomerase (ATP-hydrolyzing) subunit B encodes MSDQEFANGEDYGAGSIKVLRGLDAVRKRPGMYIGDTDDGTGLHHMVYEVVDNAIDEALAGYATLVSVTLNPDGSCTVTDNGRGIPTDIHHEEGVSAANVIMTQLHAGGKFDQNSYKVSGGLHGVGVSVVNALSVWLKLRIWREGKEHSMEFANGDAVADLVVVGPAPEVDGKPKRGTEVTFQPSPATFTMVEFDYATIEHRLRELAFLNSGVRIVLTDARHAEVKTDELFYQGGLEAFVRYLDRAKEPLLSAPIMIAGKREHIQVEVALWWNNSYHENVLVFTNNIPQRDGGTHLAGFRGALTRQITSYAESSGLAKREKVDLTGDDCREGLTCVVSVKVPDPKFSSQTKDKLVSSEVRPAVESIVNEMLGQWLEERPSDAKIVVGKVCEAAAAREAARKARDLTRRKGALDVANLPGKLADCQERDPAKSEIFIVEGDSAGGTAKQGRSREFQAVLPLRGKILNVERARFDKLLGNEQVGTLITALGAGIGRDEFNIDKLRYHKIIIMTDADVDGAHIRTLILTFFYRQMPELLERGHIYIAQAPLYKVTKGKSTQYLKDERALEDYLIDALLDGAVLRSASGEERAGADLRRVLEECRAFRQLVLSLHSRYDQTVVEQATLAGALQPLPEDAEEAQRLANEVSRRLDLVAEETEGGWRGAPRDGGYIFRRTLRGVEHVAMLDAALLASSEARKLTERAASLREIFEGQALLIRKGDEASTSGPLALYEAMSAQGRKGLTVQRYKGLGEMNAEQLWETTLDPNVRSLLQVKVKDLVEADEIFVRLMGDVVEPRREFIQENALSVANLDV; translated from the coding sequence ATGAGCGATCAAGAATTTGCGAATGGCGAAGACTATGGCGCGGGCTCCATCAAGGTGCTCCGCGGCCTTGACGCCGTGCGCAAGCGCCCCGGGATGTATATCGGCGACACGGATGACGGCACCGGCCTGCATCACATGGTCTACGAGGTCGTGGACAATGCGATCGACGAGGCGCTCGCCGGTTATGCGACGCTCGTCTCGGTGACGCTCAATCCCGACGGCTCCTGCACCGTCACCGACAATGGCCGCGGCATTCCGACCGATATCCACCACGAGGAAGGCGTGTCGGCCGCCAATGTCATCATGACGCAGCTACATGCGGGCGGCAAATTCGACCAGAACTCCTACAAGGTTTCCGGCGGCCTGCATGGCGTCGGCGTCTCGGTCGTGAATGCCCTTTCCGTATGGTTGAAGCTGCGCATTTGGCGAGAAGGCAAAGAGCATTCGATGGAGTTCGCCAATGGCGACGCCGTCGCCGATCTCGTCGTCGTCGGTCCGGCGCCGGAGGTTGACGGAAAGCCGAAGCGCGGCACGGAAGTCACCTTCCAGCCGTCGCCCGCGACCTTCACCATGGTCGAGTTCGATTATGCAACGATCGAGCACAGGCTTCGCGAGCTCGCCTTTTTGAATTCCGGCGTGCGCATCGTCTTGACCGACGCGCGTCATGCCGAGGTGAAAACGGATGAGCTCTTCTACCAAGGCGGGCTCGAGGCCTTCGTGCGCTATCTCGATCGCGCCAAGGAGCCTCTCCTCTCCGCGCCGATCATGATCGCCGGAAAGCGGGAGCATATTCAGGTCGAGGTCGCGCTCTGGTGGAACAACAGCTACCACGAGAATGTGCTGGTCTTCACCAACAACATCCCGCAGCGCGACGGCGGCACGCATCTTGCGGGATTTCGCGGCGCGCTGACGCGCCAGATCACCTCCTATGCCGAAAGCTCGGGGCTGGCCAAGCGTGAGAAGGTCGATCTCACCGGTGACGATTGCCGCGAGGGACTGACGTGCGTCGTCTCGGTGAAGGTCCCCGATCCAAAATTCTCTTCGCAGACGAAGGATAAGCTCGTCTCCTCCGAGGTGCGGCCGGCGGTTGAGAGCATCGTCAACGAGATGCTAGGCCAATGGCTCGAAGAAAGGCCGAGCGACGCCAAGATCGTCGTCGGCAAGGTCTGCGAGGCCGCGGCCGCGCGCGAGGCGGCGCGAAAGGCGCGCGATCTCACGCGCCGCAAGGGCGCACTGGACGTCGCCAACCTCCCGGGCAAGCTCGCCGACTGCCAGGAGCGCGATCCCGCGAAATCCGAGATTTTCATCGTCGAGGGTGATTCCGCCGGCGGCACGGCGAAGCAGGGCAGGAGCCGCGAGTTCCAGGCTGTGCTGCCGCTGCGCGGCAAGATCCTGAACGTCGAGCGCGCCCGCTTCGACAAGCTGCTCGGCAATGAGCAGGTCGGCACACTCATCACGGCGCTCGGCGCCGGCATCGGCCGCGACGAGTTCAACATCGACAAGCTGCGCTATCACAAGATCATCATCATGACCGACGCCGATGTCGACGGCGCCCATATCCGCACGCTGATTCTGACCTTCTTCTATCGACAGATGCCCGAACTGCTCGAGCGCGGCCATATCTATATCGCGCAAGCACCGCTCTATAAGGTGACCAAGGGCAAGTCCACGCAATATCTCAAGGATGAGCGTGCGCTCGAGGATTATCTGATCGACGCGCTGCTCGACGGCGCCGTGCTGCGCTCCGCCTCGGGCGAGGAGCGCGCCGGGGCCGATCTGCGGCGCGTGCTCGAAGAGTGCCGCGCCTTCCGCCAGCTCGTGCTGTCGCTGCATTCGCGCTACGATCAGACCGTCGTCGAGCAGGCGACCTTGGCCGGCGCCTTGCAGCCTCTGCCGGAGGACGCCGAGGAGGCGCAGCGGCTCGCAAACGAAGTCTCGCGTCGGCTCGACCTCGTTGCCGAAGAAACGGAAGGCGGCTGGCGCGGCGCCCCCCGCGACGGCGGCTATATTTTCCGCCGAACGCTGCGCGGCGTCGAACATGTCGCGATGCTCGACGCCGCGCTCCTGGCTTCGAGCGAGGCGCGCAAGCTGACCGAGCGCGCGGCGTCGCTGCGCGAGATCTTCGAGGGCCAGGCGCTGCTCATCCGTAAAGGCGACGAGGCCTCCACTTCAGGCCCGCTCGCGCTTTATGAGGCGATGAGCGCCCAGGGCCGCAAGGGCCTCACGGTCCAACGCTACAAGGGCCTTGGCGAGATGAACGCCGAGCAGCTCTGGGAGACGACGCTCGACCCCAATGTGCGCTCGCTCTTACAGGTGAAGGTCAAGGACCTCGTCGAAGCCGACGAGATTTTCGTGCGGCTCATGGGCGACGTTGTCGAGCCGCGGCGCGAATTCATCCAGGAGAACGCGCTGAGCGTCGCGAATTTGGACGTGTGA
- a CDS encoding usg protein: MASKEFRLQMAGYGLTTANILYRLPDHPAIIQSYIWQDYDLHPEFPQLRRFLDFWAQKLEGPLHAVTVSHSGLIKPAEIRLLNGEFRVH; this comes from the coding sequence ATGGCTTCGAAGGAGTTTCGCTTGCAGATGGCGGGCTATGGTCTGACGACGGCGAACATCCTCTATCGCCTGCCGGATCATCCCGCCATCATCCAAAGCTACATCTGGCAGGACTACGATCTGCACCCCGAATTTCCGCAGTTGCGGCGATTCCTGGATTTCTGGGCGCAGAAGCTGGAGGGCCCGCTGCACGCTGTCACAGTCTCCCACTCCGGCCTGATCAAGCCGGCGGAAATTAGATTGCTCAATGGGGAGTTTCGAGTGCACTGA
- a CDS encoding linear amide C-N hydrolase: protein MKKSSLCLSLSLLLCGSISLLGVGAEACTRIIYETGAKNFMVGRTMDWMEEPPTDLWSFPKGLARDGGVGAGSIKWTAKRGSVVSSFYNIGTVDGMNDAGLVANVLYLVEADYCDAGASKKPKLSIGAWGQYALDNFATVAEAVTALQKEPFVIVAPDLPGGHKAGAHLSIADASGDSAIFEYIKGKLVIHHGPQYRVMTNSPSYDQQLANEAYWADVGGQFLPGTARSADRFARMSWNLNAAAKESDPRLATATTFSLIRAISVPLGVADSELPNIAPTSWRTVSDTQARRYYFDSAYNPEIFWVDLDKLSLGPGAKPAKLDMSGRPILSGEVSERFAPAEPFKFLSR from the coding sequence GTGAAAAAGAGCTCCCTTTGCCTCAGCCTCTCCCTCTTGCTTTGCGGGTCGATCTCCTTGCTCGGGGTCGGCGCCGAAGCCTGCACGCGCATCATTTACGAAACCGGCGCGAAAAATTTCATGGTCGGCCGCACCATGGATTGGATGGAGGAGCCTCCAACGGATCTCTGGTCGTTTCCGAAAGGCTTGGCCCGTGACGGCGGCGTTGGGGCGGGGTCGATCAAATGGACCGCCAAGCGCGGTTCGGTCGTCAGCTCCTTTTACAACATTGGCACGGTAGACGGCATGAACGACGCAGGGCTCGTCGCAAATGTGCTCTATCTCGTGGAGGCCGACTACTGCGACGCCGGCGCATCGAAGAAACCGAAGCTCTCCATCGGCGCCTGGGGCCAGTATGCGCTCGATAATTTCGCCACGGTGGCGGAGGCGGTCACAGCGCTGCAAAAAGAGCCGTTCGTCATCGTCGCCCCCGATTTGCCGGGCGGCCACAAGGCCGGCGCGCATCTCTCCATCGCCGACGCTTCGGGCGACAGCGCCATCTTCGAATATATCAAGGGCAAGCTCGTCATTCATCACGGCCCACAATATCGGGTCATGACCAATTCGCCGAGCTACGACCAGCAGCTCGCGAACGAAGCTTACTGGGCGGATGTGGGCGGCCAGTTCCTTCCCGGCACGGCGCGTTCCGCCGACCGCTTCGCCCGCATGAGCTGGAACCTCAACGCCGCCGCAAAAGAAAGCGACCCGAGGCTCGCGACGGCCACGACCTTCTCGCTCATTCGCGCCATTTCCGTGCCGCTCGGCGTCGCGGATTCTGAGCTGCCCAATATTGCCCCGACAAGCTGGCGGACGGTCTCCGACACGCAGGCGAGGCGCTACTACTTCGATTCGGCCTATAATCCGGAGATCTTCTGGGTCGATCTCGACAAATTGAGCCTGGGACCCGGCGCGAAGCCCGCCAAGCTCGATATGAGCGGCCGGCCCATCCTTTCGGGAGAAGTCTCGGAACGCTTTGCGCCGGCGGAGCCGTTCAAGTTCCTGTCGCGCTGA
- a CDS encoding polysaccharide deacetylase family protein — MTLKIFTLSRAKALTILNLHRVTASPGSCASIGPSQFDELLPWLKARFSLIGFDELSRPLASDKPPMIISFDDGYKDFIDIAAPILEKHRVRVNQNVLPAAIETGRPPMNVILQDFINCAPARLLREVPLPGLPNGADPDKRAKSCLRCSSALKAQPIAEQKAQFSKLQPQIERLENFRPSPMMTIEEVRQIAQSHEVGAHSFEHASMATETDDYLRNDARKCREFFLERLSFAPKIYAFPNGSYRAGQPEILRAEGYTHVLLGDGRYSRLDAWRHYRFNFYADSQAEARARSLGWPCVFAR; from the coding sequence GTGACGCTCAAGATCTTCACGCTTTCGCGCGCGAAAGCGTTGACGATCCTCAATCTTCATCGCGTCACGGCCAGCCCGGGAAGCTGCGCGTCCATCGGGCCCAGCCAATTCGATGAGCTGCTCCCTTGGCTCAAAGCAAGGTTTTCGCTGATCGGCTTCGATGAGCTCTCGCGGCCACTCGCAAGCGACAAGCCGCCGATGATCATTTCCTTCGATGACGGCTACAAGGATTTCATCGACATCGCGGCGCCAATACTCGAGAAACATCGCGTTCGCGTCAATCAAAACGTCCTTCCCGCGGCGATCGAGACGGGGCGGCCGCCGATGAACGTCATCTTGCAGGACTTCATCAATTGCGCGCCCGCGCGGCTGCTGCGCGAGGTCCCGCTTCCTGGCCTGCCCAACGGAGCCGATCCCGACAAACGCGCCAAATCCTGCTTGAGATGCTCGAGCGCGTTGAAGGCGCAGCCGATCGCTGAGCAAAAGGCGCAATTCTCTAAGCTGCAGCCGCAGATCGAGCGGCTCGAAAATTTTCGACCTTCGCCGATGATGACGATCGAAGAGGTCCGGCAAATCGCCCAATCTCATGAAGTCGGCGCGCATTCGTTCGAGCACGCTTCCATGGCGACGGAAACTGACGATTATCTTAGGAATGACGCTCGCAAATGCCGAGAGTTTTTTCTCGAGCGCTTGAGCTTTGCGCCGAAAATCTACGCATTTCCCAACGGCAGCTACCGCGCCGGACAGCCGGAGATCCTGCGCGCGGAAGGCTACACGCATGTGCTTTTGGGCGACGGCCGCTACTCCAGGCTCGACGCCTGGCGACATTATCGTTTCAACTTCTACGCGGACTCCCAAGCGGAGGCGCGGGCGAGATCCTTGGGTTGGCCGTGTGTTTTCGCGCGCTAG